CCAAATAATCGAAGTGATAACCAAGGCATTAGACGATCAAAAGTAGTCGTCTAATGTCATTGATTGTTATACTATACTTCGACTGAAAAAATTTTAAACGTTAGGAGCATGACACAATGGGTCTGTTTGACAAACTTAAGAAGCTAGTCTCTGACGACAGCGCTGATGCAGGTGCAATTGAAATCATCGCACCACTTTCTGGTGAAATCGTAAACATCGAAGATGTGCCAGATGTCGTGTTCGCTGAAAAAATCGTTGGTGACGGTATTGCTATCAAGCCTTCTGGCGACAAGATGGTAGCTCCTGTTAACGGTACTATCGGTAAAATCTTCGAAACTAACCACGCGTTCTCTATCGAATCAGACGACGGCGTTGAGCTATTCGTTCACTTCGGTATCGACACTGTTGAACTGAAAGGCGAAGGTTTCAAACGTATCGCTGAAGAAGGTCAAAGCGTTAAAGCTGGTGACACTGTTATCGAATTCGATCTTGCTCTTCTACAAGAAAAAGCAAAATCTACTTTGACTCCAGTTGTTATCTCTAACATGGACGAAATCAAAGAGTTGAACAAACTTTCTGGTTCTGTTGTTGTTGGTGAAACGCCTGTACTACGCGTTACTAAATAATTTTATTTAGCCAATGCGATTAAAAAACGCTGCCTAGGGCAGCGTTTTTTGTTTTGGGCTGAGGCTAATTCAAACCAAGTGCATAACGCAGCACCTGTTTTTTTATTGGACCTGAATGTTCTGCTACTTTCAGTAATGCGTTACGCGCCAACTTCAATGGAGTAAGTTCATTACTAAACGCTTTATAAAACACATCCAT
This genomic window from Vibrio tritonius contains:
- the crr gene encoding PTS glucose transporter subunit IIA encodes the protein MGLFDKLKKLVSDDSADAGAIEIIAPLSGEIVNIEDVPDVVFAEKIVGDGIAIKPSGDKMVAPVNGTIGKIFETNHAFSIESDDGVELFVHFGIDTVELKGEGFKRIAEEGQSVKAGDTVIEFDLALLQEKAKSTLTPVVISNMDEIKELNKLSGSVVVGETPVLRVTK